A genomic segment from Aegilops tauschii subsp. strangulata cultivar AL8/78 chromosome 1, Aet v6.0, whole genome shotgun sequence encodes:
- the LOC141027713 gene encoding uncharacterized protein, which produces MTEIFLSFSDDTIIFLAAKDDELVALKNMLLTFQQSAGLKVNFAKSSMIPLNMSDEEATRLAAILGCRIGQLPFTYLGLPLGTTRPRIIDLMPLVDSLERRLTASSSMLNQGSRLQLLTSVLTSLPIYFLCSLNIPPGIIKQLDRIFRQCLWRGNSDAPKQSLAAWELVCRPKDKGGLGVINLNIQNKGLLIKHLHKFYNKVDIPWVTLIWNSYYDHGVPQATAQAGSFWWRDVLKLHEAYTAIASAHINMGDTALFWTDSWHIGGSARPLCWRLPRLFSFFNNDKISVQEFLQSQDLFSMFYLPLSHEATAELHMLEGWIMQLDRDPSIPDVWIWPGKSGEYTAKSFYMIMHSHLPTIQPCKWLW; this is translated from the coding sequence ATGACAGAGATTTTCCTATCATTCAGTGATGACACGATTATTTTTCTTGCAGCTAAGGATGATGAGCTTGTTGCCCTAAAGAACATGCTGCTTACCTTCCAACAATCCGCAGGTTTAAAGGTGAACTTTGCTAAATCTTCAATGATTCCATTGAATATGAGTGATGAGGAGGCTACTAGGCTTGCTGCTATTCTTGGTTGTAGAATTGGGCAGCTACCATTTACTTACCTTGGATTGCCATTGGGAACTACTAGGCCAAGGATCATTGACCTAATGCCTCTAGTTGACAGTCTTGAGAGGAGGTTAACTGCGAGCTCTTCCATGCTGAATCAAGGTTCTCGTTTGCAGCTTCTTACCTCTGTCCTGACCTCTCTGCCAATATACTTTCTGTGCAGCCTCAATATTCCACCAGGGATCATTAAGCAGCTAGACAGAATCTTCAGGCAATGCCTCTGGAGGGGTAATAGTGATGCTCCAAAGCAGTCTCTGGCTGCATGGGAGCTCGTTTGCAGGCCAAAAGATAAAGGGGGTTTAGGAGTTATTAATCTGAACATCCAGAATAAAGGACTCCTCATCAAGCATCTTCACAAGTTCTATAACAAGGTTGATATTCCTTGGGTGACACTAATATGGAACAGCTACTATGATCATGGGGTTCCACAGGCCACAGCTCAAGCTGGATCTTTCTGGTGGAGGGATGTTCTGAAACTGCATGAGGCTTATACTGCTATTGCCTCAGCTCATATCAACATGGGTGACACTGCTTTGTTCTGGACAGATTCTTGGCACATTGGGGGTTCTGCTAGACCCCTATGTTGGAGATTGCCTAGGTTGTTTTCTTTTTTCAATAATGATAAGATCTCAGTGCAGGAATTTCTTCAATCCCAGGATCTGTTCTCTATGTTTTATTTGCCTCTTTCTCATGAGGCTACTGCTGAGTTACACATGCTGGAAGGTTGGATCATGCAGTTAGACAGAGACCCCTCTATACCTGATGTTTGGATATGGCCTGGTAAATCAGGGGAATACACTGCCAAAAGCTTCTACATGATCATGCACTCCCACCTACCTACAATACAACCTTGCAAATGGTTGTGGTAG